The Stomoxys calcitrans chromosome 3, idStoCalc2.1, whole genome shotgun sequence genome includes a region encoding these proteins:
- the LOC106085361 gene encoding uncharacterized protein LOC106085361, translating to MLLNSVVVVAAAIGTIVLLFNDECLCYEIANNEKINQNELKAVPSSSSSSPSSPFSPSSESSSMATNTRKARWFPFYTIGRFQNGVCTGKNNLLGTCMVRGECSDNGGVSAGSCSTITNQAVCCIYQKTCGATTQYNNTYFYNSGYPGTYGGGGRCTIVVQPCDANICQLRIDFLSLSLAPPNGDGFCVTDSLQITGGSSRVPPICGENSGQHVYVDFNGESPITISIATSAGYTFNRQWQFQIAQLACASATQAPSGCLQYHLDESGTVQSFNYNSAPNSLPNSIGVPGTRQIANHKYGICIRMGANKCSITWSQVDSDAYSFTLTNDVGAVDPSLLGTEAVQSQDCTTDFVVIPNPTQGGVPLPSDRFCGLGLVPTTTATKPFVLFVNHDDNEDFDISNRGFFLSYSQNGCPII from the exons ATGTTGTTAaacagtgttgttgttgttgctgctgctataGGCACAATTGTTTTGTTGTTCAACGATGAATGTTTGTGCTATGAAATTGcaaacaatgaaaaaattaatcaaaatgaATTGAAGGCGGtaccatcgtcatcatcatcatcaccatcgtcGCCATTCTCACCATCATCGGAGTCATCTTCAATGGCAACGAACACAAGAAAAGCAAGAT GGTTCCCATTCTATACAATAGGACGATTTCAAAATGGAGTGTGTACGGGGAAAAATAATCTTCTGGGTACCTGTATGGTTCGTGGAGAATGTAGCGACAATGGAGGCGTATCTGCGGGCAGTTGTTCCACAATAACCAATCAGGCAGTCTGTTGTATTT ATCAAAAGACCTGTGGTGCTACGACACAATACAATAACACCTACTTCTATAATTCTGGCTATCCGGGGACTTATGGAGGCGGGGGGCGATGCACTATAGTGGTGCAGCCTTGCGACGCAAACATTTGCCAACTGCGCATAGATTTTCTTTCGCTGTCTTTGGCTCCACCAAATGGCGATGGTTTTTGTGTTACAGACTCGTTACAAATCACCGGAGGTTCATCGCGAGTACCGCCCATATGCGGTGAAAACTCTGGACAACATGTCTATGTCGATTTCAATGGAGAATCGCCCATCACCATATCTATAGCCACCTCTGCGGGATACACATTCAATCGACAATGGCAATTTCAGATAGCTCAACTGGCCTGTGCCTCAGCTACACAGGCGCCGTCTGGCTGTTTGCAATACCATTTGGATGAAAGTGGCACTGTGCAAAGCTTCAACTACAACTCAGCCCCCAATTCACTACCTAATTCGATAGGGGTTCCAGGAACGCGTCAAATAGCCAATCATAAGTATGGAATTTGTATACGCATGGGTGCGAATAAATGTTCCATTACCTGGTCGCAAGTAGATTCAGATGCCTATTCGTTTACGCTCACCAATGATGTAGGTGCAGTGGATCCTTCGCTTTTGGGAACTGAGGCAGTGCAAAGTCAAGATTGTACAACAGATTTTGTGGTCATACCAAATCCCACACAGGGCGGAGTGCCACTTCCTAGTGACCGATTTTGTGGTTTAGGTCTGGTACCTACCACTACAGCAACGAAACCCTTTGTTCTATTCGTTAATCATGATGACAATGAGGATTTTGATATATCAAATCGAGGATTTTTTCTTTCATATTCGCAAAATGGTTGTCCTATTATATAA